From the genome of Nicotiana sylvestris chromosome 2, ASM39365v2, whole genome shotgun sequence, one region includes:
- the LOC104231018 gene encoding probable indole-3-acetic acid-amido synthetase GH3.1, producing the protein MAVDSCLSSPLGPPACEKDAKALQFIEEMTKNTDSVQEKVLAEILSRNANTEYLQRFKVGGATDRDTFKSKVPVVTYEDLKPYIDRVANGDRSPIFSSHPISEFLTSSGTSAGERKLMPTIADELERRQKLYSLLQPVMNLYVPGLDKGKGLYFLFIKAETKTPGGLVARPVLTSYYKSEQFKTRPYDPSNVYTSPNEAILCVDSFQSMYTQMLCGLLMREEVLRVGAVFASGLLRAIRFLQLNWQQLAHDIATGTLNPRVSDPSIRNCMSKILKPNPELAEFVTKGCDGDNWEGIITRIWPNTKYLDVIVTGAMAQYIPTLDYYSGGLPKACTMYASSECYFGLNLKPMCKPSEVCYTIMPNMGYFEFIPHDPANPVQISHDSPPHLVDLADVELGKEYELVITTYAGLCRYRVGDILQVTGFHNSAPQFKFVRRKNVLLSIDSDKTDESELQMAIENATALLRPYDTNLVEYTSFADTKTIPGHYVIYWELLVKDPTNPPSQEVLNQCCLAMEESLNSVYRQCRLADNSIGPLEIRIVKNGTFEELMDYAISRGASINQYKAPRCVNFTPIVELLDSRVVSVHFSPAAPHWTPERRR; encoded by the exons ATGGCTGTTGATTCTTGTCTTTCATCTCCTCTTGGCCCTCCGGCATGTGAGAAAGATGCCAAGGCTCTTCAGTTCATTGAGGAGATGACTAAAAATACTGATTCAGTACAAGAGAAAGTGTTGGCTGAAATACTAAGCCGAAATGCCAATACTGAGTACCTCCAAAGATTCAAAGTTGGTGGTGCAACTGACCGTGACACGTTCAAGTCCAAGGTTCCCGTTGTCACATACGAGGATCTTAAACCTTATATTGATCGTGTCGCCAATGGCGATCGCTCACCAATCTTCTCATCTCATCCTATTTCAGAGTTCCTTACCAG TTCGGGGACGTCTGCTGGAGAGAGAAAGCTGATGCCCACAATTGCGGATGAGCTAGAACGCAGACAGAAATTGTACAGTCTTCTCCAGCCCGTGATGAATCT GTATGTGCCTGGTCTAGACAAGGGGAAGGGATTATACTTTCTATTTATAAAGGCAGAAACCAAGACTCCTGGTGGCCTTGTTGCACGTCCAGTACTGACTAGTTACTACAAGAGTGAACAATTCAAGACTAGGCCATACGACCCTTCCAATGTCTACACCAGCCCTAACGAGGCTATCCTCTGCGTCGACTCTTTCCAAAGTATGTACACTCAAATGCTTTGTGGCCTTCTCATGAGAGAAGAAGTCCTCCGAGTAGGCGCTGTTTTCGCCTCAGGCCTACTTCGGGCCATCCGTTTTCTTCAACTCAACTGGCAGCAATTAGCTCATGATATTGCAACTGGAACCCTAAACCCTAGAGTTTCAGACCCTTCAATCAGAAATTGCATGTCCAAAATACTCAAACCAAATCCTGAACTTGCTGAGTTTGTTACTAAAGGATGTGATGGCGACAACTGGGAAGGAATCATTACTAGAATTTGGCCAAACACAAAGTACTTGGACGTCATAGTCACAGGTGCAATGGCTCAATATATCCCTACTTTAGATTATTACAGTGGGGGTCTACCAAAGGCTTGTACAATGTATGCATCGTCCGAATGTTATTTTGGTCTCAATTTAAAACCAATGTGCAAGCCTTCTGAAGTTTGTTACACTATCATGCCAAATATGGGTTACTTTGAATTCATCCCACATGACCCAGCCAACCCGGTACAAATCTCTCATGATTCGCCCCCTCATCTCGTGGACCTGGCTGACGTAGAATTGGGAAAAGAATACGAGCTCGTGATCACCACTTATGCTGGATTATGTCGTTACCGAGTTGGTGACATACTACAGGTTACCGGATTTCACAACTCAGCACCTCAATTCAAATTTGTTAGGAGAAAAAATGTGTTGTTGAGCATTGACTCGGACAAAACTGATGAGTCTGAATTGCAAATGGCTATTGAAAATGCAACAGCACTTTTGCGCCCATATGATACTAATTTGGTCGAGTACACGAGTTTTGCTGATACAAAGACAATTCCGGGGCACTACGTGATTTACTGGGAATTACTAGTAAAGGACCCAACCAACCCACCGAGTCAGGAGGTGTTGAACCAGTGCTGCTTGGCTATGGAAGAATCTTTGAACTCAGTGTATAGACAGTGTCGCCTTGCGGACAATTCAATTGGACCACTTGAGATTAGAATAGTGAAAAATGGGACATTTGAAGAGCTGATGGATTATGCAATTTCGAGGGGTGCATCAATTAATCAGTATAAGGCTCCGAGGTGTGTCAATTTTACTCCTATTGTGGAACTTCTTGATTCCAGGGTGGTATCTGTGCATTTCAGTCCGGCTGCTCCTCACTGGACCCCAGAACGGCGACGTTAG